In the Enterococcus saigonensis genome, one interval contains:
- a CDS encoding prephenate dehydrogenase — MKQKVLIVGLGLIGASLALAIKKEHPKVSITGFDLHEKTCKIALKKRIVSHIATDFSESAQTADIIILAVPVFKTMDYLEKLSSLNLKEDVIVTDVASTKSRIMQMASHLPFTFIGGHPMAGSHKSGITAADSNLFENAYYIFTNQYAKKSIILLLEQLLAGTRAKFVELTPDEHDQITAMLSHLPHIIAAGLVTQGDSFNQKHPRAKQLAAGGFRDITRIASSDPVMWTEILLSNKQAILQQLNEWQTEINKVQNWLTADDENAIFTFFNQAKDNRDRLPVHKNGAIPAFYDLFIDIPDEPGVIAEVTGLLGHHQINLINLKIQETREDIHGILQISFRNERDLTRAQVCVLQNTPYPARIK; from the coding sequence ATGAAACAAAAGGTGCTCATCGTAGGATTGGGGTTAATTGGCGCCTCTCTTGCTTTAGCGATAAAAAAAGAACATCCCAAAGTCAGCATTACGGGTTTTGATCTACATGAAAAAACTTGCAAAATTGCTTTGAAAAAGAGGATCGTTTCACATATTGCTACAGATTTTTCTGAAAGTGCTCAAACTGCTGACATCATTATTTTGGCGGTTCCGGTTTTTAAGACAATGGATTATTTAGAAAAATTATCCTCTTTAAATTTAAAAGAAGATGTCATTGTAACAGACGTCGCTAGCACTAAAAGTAGAATTATGCAAATGGCCTCTCATTTACCATTTACTTTTATCGGTGGACACCCAATGGCTGGTTCCCACAAGTCTGGCATAACTGCTGCAGATAGTAATTTATTTGAAAATGCCTACTATATTTTTACAAATCAATACGCAAAGAAAAGTATCATTTTGTTATTGGAACAACTACTAGCTGGAACACGAGCGAAATTTGTTGAACTAACTCCAGATGAACATGATCAAATCACTGCTATGCTTAGCCATTTACCTCACATTATTGCTGCAGGATTGGTTACACAAGGTGACAGTTTTAACCAAAAACACCCTCGTGCTAAACAATTAGCAGCCGGAGGATTTCGTGATATCACTCGGATTGCTTCTTCTGATCCAGTCATGTGGACCGAAATATTATTAAGCAATAAGCAGGCTATTTTACAACAGTTAAACGAGTGGCAAACAGAGATTAACAAAGTCCAAAATTGGCTTACAGCTGACGATGAAAATGCGATTTTTACTTTTTTTAATCAAGCTAAAGATAACAGAGATCGTTTGCCGGTCCATAAAAATGGGGCTATCCCAGCTTTTTACGATTTGTTTATTGATATTCCGGATGAGCCTGGTGTAATTGCTGAGGTAACGGGCCTATTAGGTCATCATCAAATTAACTTAATAAATCTGAAAATTCAGGAAACAAGAGAAGATATTCATGGAATTTTACAAATTAGTTTCCGCAACGAGCGCGACTTAACTCGAGCACAGGTGTGTGTTTTACAAAATACACCATATCCCGCTAGAATTAAATAA
- the aroC gene encoding chorismate synthase produces MRYLTAGESHGPELTAIIDGLPAGMPLLAADINLELARRQGGYGRGGRMKIEKDQVRITSGVRHGKTLGSPVTLVVENRDWKNWQTVMATEEVDAKEQKLRQVTRPRPGHADLVGGMKYHHKDLRNVLERSSARETTMRVAVGAVAKKLLKELEIEIAGHVTVLGGIKASIPAEISIAEVKERSENSEVRVIDPTVEEKMKQLIDQTKKNGDTIGGVVEILVGNIPAGLGSYVQWDTKLDAKLAQAIVGINAFKGVEFGVGFEAANVPGSKVMDEIIWSKETGYRRKTNHLGGFEGGMTNGETIIIKGVMKPIPTLYKPLMSVDIQTKEPYKASVERSDSTAVPAASVVCENVVATVLANEILAKFSSDSFEELKTSLAQYRQYVKNF; encoded by the coding sequence ATGCGTTATTTAACAGCAGGAGAGTCTCACGGACCGGAATTAACTGCCATTATTGATGGTTTACCCGCTGGTATGCCATTACTAGCAGCAGATATCAATTTAGAGTTAGCGCGACGTCAAGGTGGCTATGGTCGCGGAGGACGTATGAAAATCGAAAAAGACCAGGTACGTATTACTTCTGGTGTACGCCATGGTAAAACATTAGGTTCGCCAGTTACTTTAGTTGTGGAAAATCGTGATTGGAAAAATTGGCAAACCGTTATGGCTACTGAAGAAGTAGATGCCAAAGAGCAAAAGCTTCGCCAAGTTACACGACCGCGTCCAGGTCATGCCGATTTAGTTGGAGGGATGAAGTATCACCACAAAGATTTACGGAATGTCTTAGAGCGCTCTTCGGCAAGAGAAACCACTATGCGAGTTGCTGTTGGTGCGGTAGCAAAAAAATTATTAAAAGAACTTGAGATTGAGATAGCTGGACACGTCACGGTTTTAGGAGGCATTAAAGCATCCATTCCGGCAGAAATTAGTATTGCAGAAGTAAAAGAGCGTTCTGAAAATTCCGAAGTTCGCGTAATTGATCCGACAGTGGAAGAAAAAATGAAACAATTAATTGATCAGACGAAAAAAAATGGCGATACAATCGGCGGTGTTGTGGAAATTTTAGTAGGAAATATTCCCGCTGGTCTAGGAAGTTACGTTCAATGGGATACCAAGTTAGATGCCAAACTGGCCCAAGCTATTGTGGGAATTAATGCTTTTAAAGGTGTAGAATTTGGCGTTGGTTTTGAAGCCGCAAATGTACCTGGTTCTAAAGTAATGGATGAAATTATTTGGTCAAAAGAAACTGGTTACCGCCGCAAAACCAATCATCTGGGTGGATTTGAAGGCGGAATGACAAATGGTGAGACAATTATTATTAAAGGCGTGATGAAACCAATTCCAACTTTGTATAAACCGCTAATGAGTGTTGATATCCAAACAAAAGAACCTTATAAAGCAAGTGTAGAACGTTCTGACAGTACTGCTGTGCCAGCGGCAAGCGTTGTTTGTGAAAATGTTGTTGCTACTGTTTTAGCAAATGAAATTTTAGCTAAATTTTCAAGTGATTCTTTTGAAGAGTTAAAAACTTCTCTGGCACAATATCGCCAGTATGTTAAAAACTTTTAG